In one Brevibacterium sp. CBA3109 genomic region, the following are encoded:
- a CDS encoding 1-acyl-sn-glycerol-3-phosphate acyltransferase — MFRRLAARVFWTFSRWKLVTQPAPDRPTVLIGAPHTSNWDFVVMLAIAWSQRIEVHWLGKKSLFTGWRGPIMRGLGGIPVDRADPKRVVAEMIDRVHSGDVFGLVVTPDGTRKGHTHWKSGFYRIAQQTGMPVTLGFVDRTTLTTGLGPTIEVTGNVTADMDRIRSFYADKSGIRPENRVEPRLREELETD; from the coding sequence ATGTTCCGACGTCTCGCTGCCCGTGTTTTCTGGACCTTCAGCCGCTGGAAGCTTGTCACCCAGCCGGCACCGGATCGACCCACCGTACTCATCGGGGCTCCGCACACCTCCAATTGGGACTTCGTCGTCATGCTCGCGATCGCCTGGAGCCAACGTATCGAGGTGCACTGGTTGGGGAAGAAGAGCCTGTTCACCGGCTGGCGCGGTCCGATCATGCGTGGGCTCGGCGGCATTCCCGTCGACCGTGCAGATCCGAAACGTGTTGTCGCCGAGATGATCGACCGAGTCCATTCGGGTGACGTCTTCGGCCTCGTCGTCACCCCCGATGGAACCCGCAAGGGGCACACCCACTGGAAGTCGGGCTTCTACCGCATTGCCCAACAGACGGGAATGCCGGTGACCCTCGGCTTCGTCGATCGGACTACGTTGACCACCGGGCTCGGACCCACGATCGAGGTCACCGGCAATGTGACTGCGGACATGGATCGCATCCGCTCGTTCTACGCGGACAAGTCG
- a CDS encoding MFS transporter — protein sequence MSLPRAFRILWTANASSNLADGLAFVSMPLLAASLTEDPRLVAGLATVYGLVRLLVTAPVGVWVDRTDRRTLLALANILRGTGVLALALCIHLGVGGLLLLYAVFALVGTLESVADNAGVSLVPDFVRASELDRANGRISATQLVADEFLGPPLGGLLFAFAASAPIFAMGGLWAAAGAIALALPVRRRRADLASGPRQASVWHEVVTGSRWLLQNRTVRGLALIGGLASVGYMLPFSILVLFVQRQLNLGDVGYGAILAVSALGGLVGSGLTARIRGHIGYRWTIVASLATGAASLLALALTTNPILAAVLLAVYICHAVVWGICATSLRQRLVPDELRGRVNASSRIIGLIGLTLSSAIGGGLALIHIALPVAAGGVVFALCSVIAMRLIRADSAA from the coding sequence ATGTCACTCCCTCGCGCATTCAGGATTCTGTGGACGGCGAATGCCTCCTCGAACCTTGCCGACGGGTTGGCCTTCGTCTCGATGCCGCTGCTGGCGGCATCGCTGACCGAGGATCCACGGCTGGTCGCCGGCCTCGCGACCGTCTATGGACTGGTCAGACTGCTGGTGACCGCGCCCGTCGGCGTGTGGGTCGATCGGACGGATCGGCGGACACTGCTGGCGCTGGCGAATATTCTGCGCGGCACCGGCGTTCTTGCGCTGGCACTGTGCATCCACCTCGGCGTCGGTGGTCTTCTCCTGCTCTATGCAGTCTTCGCCCTGGTCGGAACTCTGGAGAGCGTGGCTGACAACGCCGGCGTCTCGCTGGTGCCTGACTTCGTTCGCGCGTCTGAGCTGGATCGGGCGAACGGACGCATCTCGGCGACACAGCTTGTGGCGGATGAATTCCTCGGCCCTCCGCTGGGAGGGTTGCTCTTCGCCTTCGCCGCCTCGGCGCCGATCTTCGCGATGGGTGGGCTCTGGGCAGCGGCCGGAGCGATCGCCCTTGCCCTGCCTGTGCGCAGACGGAGGGCGGACCTGGCTTCCGGACCACGACAAGCCTCCGTCTGGCACGAGGTGGTCACGGGCTCACGCTGGCTGCTGCAGAATCGGACGGTCCGGGGCCTCGCCCTCATCGGGGGACTGGCGAGTGTGGGCTATATGCTTCCGTTCTCGATTCTCGTGCTCTTCGTCCAACGGCAGCTCAACCTCGGCGATGTCGGATATGGTGCGATTCTGGCCGTATCTGCTCTGGGTGGACTCGTCGGCTCCGGCCTCACGGCGCGAATCCGCGGACACATCGGATATCGCTGGACGATCGTTGCCAGCCTGGCCACCGGAGCCGCCTCACTGCTTGCCCTGGCCCTCACCACGAACCCGATCCTTGCCGCCGTCCTGCTCGCCGTCTACATCTGCCATGCGGTCGTCTGGGGAATCTGTGCCACCTCGCTGCGTCAACGTCTCGTCCCGGATGAGCTGCGCGGTCGGGTCAACGCCAGCTCACGCATCATCGGTCTGATCGGACTCACGCTAAGTTCGGCGATCGGCGGAGGACTCGCCCTCATTCACATCGCTTTGCCCGTGGCCGCGGGCGGTGTGGTGTTCGCACTGTGCTCCGTGATCGCGATGCGTCTCATCCGGGCCGACTCAGCTGCCTGA
- a CDS encoding GNAT family N-acetyltransferase produces the protein MSFDIVPATSDLWPRVGHVYGAREKNPDSCWCQRFRRHDAPDNRTALRREIEQTEVPVGLLALADGEVAGWTRVVPRASLPAIVENRALSKLLDDAALAWWVSCFVVRREHRGKGVGVALLRGGAEWAFQHGAYSVDGHPVDVDALRGSPAPSAVFTGTMSMFLRAGFSEIGRTYPSRPVMRRLRFSDSTVAEPDS, from the coding sequence GTGAGCTTCGACATCGTACCTGCGACCTCGGATCTCTGGCCGCGAGTGGGACATGTCTACGGGGCCCGTGAGAAGAACCCGGACTCATGCTGGTGTCAACGGTTCCGTCGACACGATGCTCCCGACAATCGGACGGCACTGCGTCGGGAGATCGAGCAGACAGAGGTGCCCGTCGGACTCCTGGCACTGGCCGATGGAGAGGTAGCCGGGTGGACGAGGGTTGTTCCCCGAGCTTCATTGCCCGCCATTGTCGAGAATCGTGCCCTGTCGAAGCTCCTCGATGACGCTGCCCTTGCGTGGTGGGTGTCGTGTTTCGTCGTCAGACGGGAGCATCGAGGAAAAGGGGTCGGGGTGGCGCTTCTGCGCGGTGGGGCCGAGTGGGCATTTCAGCATGGCGCCTATTCTGTCGACGGTCATCCAGTCGACGTCGATGCCCTTCGCGGATCCCCTGCTCCCTCCGCTGTCTTCACCGGCACCATGTCAATGTTCCTTCGGGCCGGATTCAGTGAAATAGGCCGCACATATCCCAGTCGACCTGTGATGCGCCGACTGCGTTTCAGCGACTCGACCGTAGCGGAGCCAGACTCCTGA
- a CDS encoding SDR family oxidoreductase — MSDADRVIILGGHGKVALMATPKLKEAGYSVDSVIRNPDQTAEVEAAGANPVVLDIETADTDKLAELFTGAKAVVFSAGAGGGSPERTRSVDFEAAKRSIDASAQAGVDRYVIVSYSTAAIDLDRVDPDSSFYPYVEAKHGADEYLRASSLDYTILGPGGLTLEPSKGRLTLADDRGEVDGQTPDSDSRVTSRELVADVMTHVIAKNAAVGETVNFYDGDTPIADAVK, encoded by the coding sequence ATGTCTGATGCAGACCGCGTAATCATTCTCGGCGGACACGGCAAGGTCGCACTCATGGCCACACCCAAACTGAAGGAAGCTGGGTACTCGGTGGATTCGGTCATCCGCAACCCGGACCAGACCGCCGAGGTCGAGGCCGCAGGTGCGAACCCCGTTGTCCTCGACATCGAAACAGCCGACACCGACAAGCTCGCCGAGCTCTTCACCGGTGCAAAGGCTGTGGTCTTCTCCGCAGGTGCCGGAGGTGGCAGCCCCGAGCGCACGCGTTCAGTCGACTTCGAGGCGGCCAAGCGCTCCATCGACGCCAGCGCCCAAGCCGGAGTCGATCGGTACGTCATCGTGTCCTACTCGACCGCAGCAATCGACCTTGATCGTGTGGATCCCGACAGCTCGTTCTACCCCTACGTCGAAGCCAAGCACGGTGCCGATGAGTACCTGCGTGCCAGCTCACTCGACTACACTATCCTCGGCCCCGGCGGACTCACCCTCGAACCGTCGAAGGGCCGCCTGACTCTGGCCGATGATCGTGGCGAAGTTGACGGACAGACACCGGACAGTGACTCGAGGGTCACCTCACGTGAACTCGTCGCCGACGTGATGACGCACGTCATCGCCAAGAACGCCGCAGTCGGAGAGACCGTGAACTTCTACGACGGTGACACTCCGATCGCCGACGCTGTCAAGTGA
- a CDS encoding dihydrofolate reductase family protein, with the protein MFRARVHSQFVSLDGFSAGDYVTFDKPIGDAQAFFGWFDGHGIEGIHSVDAPVTLDRGLFAMWGQGIGAEIMGRKKFGPQEGPWPDDGWRGWWGEEPPFKTPCFVLTHHRREPMRFPNGTSFEFIDVTPDQALQQAKKAANGLDVRIGGGPSTVRQFLAADLVDFMHVAIVPIVLGHGTSLWQGADGVEDRFSVETIGSASGLTHQLWNRKDRAGSP; encoded by the coding sequence ATGTTTCGTGCACGCGTGCACAGCCAATTCGTCTCGCTCGACGGCTTTTCCGCTGGCGACTACGTCACTTTCGACAAGCCCATCGGAGACGCTCAGGCCTTCTTCGGCTGGTTCGACGGCCATGGCATAGAGGGCATCCATAGTGTCGATGCTCCGGTGACCCTCGATCGTGGACTGTTCGCGATGTGGGGACAGGGCATCGGTGCCGAGATCATGGGGCGCAAGAAATTCGGTCCGCAGGAAGGGCCGTGGCCTGATGACGGGTGGCGTGGCTGGTGGGGTGAGGAACCTCCGTTCAAAACCCCCTGCTTCGTCCTCACCCATCATCGGCGTGAACCCATGCGCTTCCCGAACGGGACTAGTTTCGAGTTCATTGACGTCACACCGGATCAGGCTCTGCAGCAGGCCAAAAAGGCAGCGAATGGCCTCGACGTGCGTATAGGCGGCGGACCGTCGACGGTGCGGCAGTTCCTCGCCGCTGACCTTGTGGACTTCATGCATGTGGCGATCGTGCCGATCGTCCTGGGGCACGGAACTTCGCTGTGGCAGGGCGCCGACGGAGTCGAAGACCGGTTCAGCGTCGAAACGATCGGTTCCGCGAGTGGCCTGACCCATCAGCTGTGGAACAGAAAAGATCGGGCAGGTTCGCCCTGA
- a CDS encoding VOC family protein produces MFTGVMANITVKDSNRAQDWYTRLFGREPDTAPMAGLIEWHLGPGIGVQIWADPDRAGCSSVVIHDSALDALADRLTAVGFEHGGPEPGGGQRILRITDPDGNHIVFAGE; encoded by the coding sequence ATGTTCACGGGTGTCATGGCCAACATCACCGTCAAGGATTCGAACCGCGCACAGGATTGGTATACGAGGCTGTTCGGTCGAGAACCTGACACCGCACCGATGGCGGGGCTGATCGAATGGCACCTCGGGCCGGGAATCGGCGTCCAGATCTGGGCCGATCCCGATCGCGCCGGATGCTCGAGCGTCGTCATCCACGACTCCGCCCTCGACGCCCTTGCCGATCGGCTCACCGCCGTCGGCTTCGAACATGGGGGCCCGGAGCCAGGCGGTGGGCAGCGGATTCTGCGGATCACCGACCCGGACGGCAACCACATCGTCTTCGCCGGTGAGTGA
- a CDS encoding SRPBCC domain-containing protein: protein MHPLTETLHLTTHIACPVGEVWSAFADTEAREQWSAPAGEALVYDYDDFRTGGSARYRCGTPGELQFSAAIDYVRVEEQSYAVHTDTVWRDEELLATALIAWTFSVVPEGTRVSIVDQVVSFVGTGMFEGHRNGHRIALEQLGVFLTGPGEVGTGATHRDGRPS from the coding sequence ATGCATCCGCTGACCGAGACCCTGCACCTGACGACGCACATCGCCTGCCCCGTCGGCGAAGTCTGGTCGGCATTCGCCGACACCGAAGCGCGGGAGCAATGGAGCGCCCCCGCTGGTGAGGCACTCGTCTATGACTACGATGACTTCCGCACGGGCGGTAGCGCTCGATACCGGTGCGGGACCCCGGGCGAATTGCAGTTCAGCGCCGCCATTGACTATGTCCGCGTCGAAGAGCAGTCGTACGCCGTTCATACGGATACCGTGTGGCGCGACGAGGAGCTTCTGGCAACAGCCCTGATCGCCTGGACCTTCTCCGTGGTCCCGGAGGGAACGAGGGTCTCGATCGTCGACCAGGTCGTGTCGTTCGTCGGCACCGGCATGTTCGAGGGCCACCGTAATGGCCACAGGATCGCACTCGAGCAGCTAGGCGTTTTCCTCACTGGCCCAGGGGAGGTCGGCACCGGTGCGACCCACCGTGATGGCCGCCCGTCGTGA
- a CDS encoding carbohydrate kinase → MSILVIGEALIDIVSSVGAPDRYAPGGAPANVALGLGRLGADVELLTDVGDDFHGGFLLAHLRESAVRVHARPTGSTSTARALLSADGSAEYEFSLRWAPDASLVESTDWAAIHVGSIAAFLSPGAAAVDSLLQRGRASSALLSFDPNIRPTIIGDHEQALARFESLASRVDVIKLSDIDADWLYPESSVESQLERIHEFGARLVALTCGSDGSILSTTSARVTVPAATVEVADTIGAGDSFMSSLIHDLQSPRSRIEDMDEDALKHLGENASRRAAITVGRTGADLPWASEENA, encoded by the coding sequence ATGAGCATTCTTGTCATCGGTGAGGCTCTCATCGACATCGTCAGCTCGGTCGGAGCACCGGATCGCTATGCCCCGGGCGGAGCTCCGGCGAACGTCGCACTCGGCCTGGGCCGCCTTGGTGCCGACGTTGAGCTGCTCACCGATGTCGGAGATGACTTTCACGGTGGGTTTCTGCTGGCTCACCTACGAGAGTCTGCTGTTCGGGTGCATGCGCGCCCGACTGGTTCGACCTCGACGGCACGGGCACTGCTGTCGGCGGATGGCTCTGCCGAATACGAGTTCTCACTGCGCTGGGCCCCCGATGCATCGCTGGTCGAGAGCACAGACTGGGCGGCAATCCATGTCGGTTCGATTGCAGCATTCCTCTCCCCCGGTGCCGCCGCCGTCGATTCGCTTCTCCAGCGCGGACGAGCCTCCTCCGCACTGCTGAGCTTCGACCCCAACATCCGGCCCACCATCATCGGCGACCATGAGCAGGCGCTGGCTCGGTTCGAGTCCCTCGCTTCACGGGTTGATGTCATTAAGCTCAGTGATATCGACGCGGATTGGCTCTACCCCGAGAGCAGTGTCGAATCCCAACTTGAGCGGATCCACGAATTCGGAGCTCGACTGGTGGCATTGACCTGCGGATCAGATGGCTCGATCCTCTCGACCACCTCGGCGAGGGTGACGGTGCCTGCTGCGACCGTCGAAGTGGCGGACACGATCGGGGCGGGAGATTCGTTCATGTCCTCCCTCATCCACGACCTGCAGAGCCCGCGATCGCGGATCGAAGACATGGACGAGGACGCGCTCAAGCACCTGGGTGAGAATGCCTCACGACGGGCGGCCATCACGGTGGGTCGCACCGGTGCCGACCTCCCCTGGGCCAGTGAGGAAAACGCCTAG
- a CDS encoding DUF2695 domain-containing protein, with translation MDKDTMESEVRTIVDAASARILTPREGECLVCYVFRQLGEFGCDGTHRFALTFRDRTAPRATALMERLGSMGACCCDCEVFNNAYTFASRPWITGAAFGADIGTEFESQEPVDLREEFGINESPARVFYLCCQFVRRGSTQPCPNWVRMGRW, from the coding sequence ATGGACAAAGACACCATGGAGTCAGAAGTCAGAACGATCGTCGATGCAGCCTCAGCTCGCATCCTCACACCGCGGGAGGGAGAATGCTTGGTCTGCTATGTCTTCCGTCAACTCGGCGAATTCGGCTGCGACGGGACACATCGTTTCGCCCTGACGTTTCGGGACCGAACAGCTCCTCGGGCCACTGCGCTGATGGAACGCTTGGGCAGCATGGGCGCCTGCTGCTGTGACTGCGAGGTATTCAACAACGCCTACACATTCGCATCACGCCCGTGGATCACCGGTGCTGCGTTCGGTGCGGACATCGGCACAGAGTTCGAATCTCAAGAGCCAGTCGACCTGCGTGAGGAGTTCGGTATCAATGAGTCGCCCGCGAGGGTCTTCTACCTGTGCTGCCAGTTCGTGCGTCGAGGCTCGACGCAGCCCTGCCCGAACTGGGTGCGAATGGGTCGGTGGTGA
- a CDS encoding nucleoside hydrolase, whose product MSPHLPLFLDCDPGIDDAIALGYLLCQDDVDIIGIAASGGNVSTAQVSVNAQGWLELAGRTDIPVHPGSGFPSAWPSEDTDGQSAISPNVEPEYADLTHGPNGAGYAQLPPPATQVSAISAAQAWVDAARSHPGELIGVVIGPATNLALALAIEPELPSLMRRLFIMGGAFNYRGNTLPTTEWNVTFDPEATATVIAAFDHVQTLRALPVIAPIEATEALEMTPARLREILDGALEPHDEPGEPSAVGETWSHWLAQMAEALRFYFEFHEWDGLGYIAHIHDPFVLACALEWARSDDVTPTSAGSDAPIANGTRGTLPWATTICAPVDVELTGTLTRGETVADWLGRWGKGVNAEIISTIDAQTFLDHLGETLSKGPPS is encoded by the coding sequence ATGTCTCCACACCTGCCGCTGTTTCTCGACTGTGATCCCGGAATCGACGACGCCATCGCCCTCGGGTATCTGCTGTGCCAAGACGATGTCGACATCATCGGCATCGCAGCCTCAGGCGGCAACGTGTCCACCGCACAGGTCAGCGTCAATGCCCAGGGCTGGCTCGAACTCGCCGGACGTACGGATATCCCCGTCCACCCGGGAAGCGGGTTCCCCTCTGCTTGGCCCTCGGAGGACACCGACGGGCAATCCGCGATATCGCCCAATGTCGAGCCCGAATACGCCGACCTCACTCACGGCCCCAACGGGGCCGGATATGCTCAGCTTCCACCACCGGCGACACAGGTCAGTGCCATCAGCGCCGCTCAGGCCTGGGTCGACGCGGCACGGTCTCACCCCGGTGAACTCATCGGGGTGGTCATCGGACCGGCGACGAACCTTGCCCTCGCTCTTGCAATCGAGCCTGAACTGCCCAGCCTGATGAGACGACTCTTCATCATGGGCGGTGCCTTCAACTATCGCGGAAACACTCTCCCGACCACTGAATGGAACGTCACCTTCGATCCCGAGGCGACGGCGACCGTCATCGCCGCTTTCGACCACGTTCAAACTCTTCGGGCCCTGCCGGTGATCGCCCCGATCGAAGCCACCGAAGCTCTTGAGATGACTCCTGCGAGGTTGAGAGAGATCCTTGACGGGGCACTGGAACCTCATGACGAGCCAGGGGAACCGTCTGCCGTTGGTGAGACATGGAGTCATTGGCTGGCCCAGATGGCCGAAGCCCTGCGCTTCTACTTCGAATTCCACGAATGGGATGGCCTGGGCTACATCGCCCACATCCATGACCCTTTCGTCCTCGCCTGCGCGCTCGAATGGGCACGCAGCGACGACGTCACACCCACCTCGGCGGGCAGCGACGCACCCATTGCGAACGGAACTCGAGGCACACTGCCCTGGGCGACGACGATCTGCGCGCCCGTCGACGTCGAACTCACCGGTACACTCACACGTGGCGAAACCGTCGCCGATTGGCTGGGACGGTGGGGGAAGGGCGTCAACGCCGAGATCATTTCCACGATCGATGCGCAGACCTTCCTCGACCACCTCGGCGAGACACTGAGCAAAGGACCCCCATCATGA
- a CDS encoding histidine kinase, translating to MTMKSQQSGQGPAHTVGPAQNQSIKNDKSHTLPLTLTFLGTLVILGTYIAVLLTQPANLGTDLGHTTLWVILGYLVGGVLLAAGTLPLIPRSILALIPVAIAANIVIGQVVGNVTPIPLYLDSIGTVMIGVLAGPAAGAFTGIISNLIWGVTLSPSVIAFSSGAAFIGAAAGWAARLGAFRTPWFAVIAGALAGIPAGALGAPVAAYVFGGGLGSGTGGVVAILQAAGLEMLNATLAQSLFSDIIDKALIFALAYTVVRTLPRRILDRYPFTDHSLSRSSRAPVRVG from the coding sequence ATGACCATGAAATCCCAACAGTCTGGGCAGGGGCCGGCACACACCGTCGGTCCCGCACAAAACCAGAGCATTAAGAATGACAAAAGCCATACACTTCCGCTGACACTGACCTTCCTCGGCACACTCGTCATCCTCGGCACCTATATCGCGGTCCTCCTGACGCAACCGGCCAACCTCGGCACCGATCTGGGACATACGACCCTGTGGGTCATCCTCGGCTACCTGGTCGGAGGAGTTCTCCTGGCAGCCGGCACACTGCCGCTCATCCCGCGCAGCATTCTCGCCCTCATTCCTGTCGCCATCGCCGCCAACATCGTCATCGGGCAGGTCGTCGGCAACGTCACCCCCATCCCGCTCTACCTCGACTCGATCGGAACCGTGATGATCGGCGTCCTCGCCGGCCCCGCAGCCGGTGCATTCACCGGCATCATCTCCAACCTCATCTGGGGAGTCACCCTGAGCCCCAGCGTCATCGCTTTCAGTTCTGGGGCGGCCTTCATCGGTGCCGCAGCAGGGTGGGCCGCACGGCTCGGAGCCTTCCGCACCCCCTGGTTCGCCGTCATCGCCGGGGCGCTCGCAGGAATTCCGGCCGGAGCGCTCGGCGCCCCCGTTGCCGCCTACGTCTTCGGCGGCGGTCTGGGCTCGGGCACCGGCGGCGTCGTCGCCATCCTGCAGGCAGCGGGCCTCGAAATGCTCAACGCAACCTTGGCGCAGAGCCTGTTCTCCGACATCATCGACAAGGCGCTGATCTTCGCTTTGGCCTATACGGTCGTGCGCACCCTGCCTCGGCGAATCCTCGACCGGTATCCGTTCACCGACCACAGTCTTTCGCGCAGTTCCCGCGCACCGGTGCGGGTCGGCTGA
- a CDS encoding energy-coupling factor transporter transmembrane component T — protein sequence MTATVLDREQQARHRLHPATEIIVLACSLLLVFGIPSPVVPTAIIAATFVAAVASPTVRLRAWAIGVGVLCLPTLIVLCLVQGLFYPGAEVSVLWEYGPAQLTVEGLAIAVQIWLRVTALVSLSAFFGLGADSARLFDGLRALRLPSSVAYVCASAIGLIPLIRTRTQQIIEARASRGWDVSNWTVRTRLLPSIVTGLFTSVLIEVEQRHDVLEQRGLGEAAQATSLQDHHDGPGQRLLRRGVPILTCVLVVCSVAGVLPLPTADQLIGGV from the coding sequence ATGACCGCGACTGTTCTCGACCGGGAACAGCAGGCCAGGCACCGACTTCATCCAGCCACGGAGATCATCGTTCTCGCATGCTCTCTGCTGCTCGTCTTCGGCATCCCGTCTCCGGTCGTGCCCACCGCCATCATCGCTGCCACGTTTGTCGCCGCGGTGGCTTCTCCCACGGTGAGACTGCGCGCCTGGGCGATCGGCGTCGGTGTGCTGTGCCTGCCGACGCTGATCGTCCTGTGTCTCGTGCAGGGTCTGTTCTACCCTGGCGCTGAGGTGAGCGTTCTGTGGGAATACGGTCCAGCCCAGCTCACCGTCGAAGGTCTGGCGATCGCCGTTCAGATCTGGTTGCGGGTCACTGCGCTCGTGTCCCTGAGCGCATTCTTCGGTCTCGGCGCCGACTCGGCGCGCCTCTTCGACGGGCTGCGGGCCCTGCGACTGCCCTCCTCGGTGGCCTATGTCTGCGCCTCTGCGATTGGCCTCATCCCGCTCATCCGTACCCGTACTCAGCAGATCATCGAGGCCCGTGCCAGTCGTGGTTGGGACGTCAGCAATTGGACGGTCCGTACACGGCTGCTCCCGAGCATCGTCACCGGCCTGTTCACCTCTGTCCTCATTGAGGTCGAACAGCGTCATGACGTGCTCGAACAACGCGGCCTCGGAGAAGCAGCACAGGCGACGTCACTGCAGGATCACCACGACGGGCCGGGCCAACGATTGTTGCGCCGAGGTGTTCCCATCCTCACCTGCGTCCTCGTCGTGTGCTCCGTGGCCGGTGTTCTGCCCCTGCCCACTGCCGACCAGCTGATCGGGGGTGTCTGA
- a CDS encoding ATP-binding cassette domain-containing protein — protein sequence MMSLELLGAGFTYRGGASAALTGIDLRLAPGQMHAILGPLGSGTSTLGRLITGLLSDRGTSVGRIRVEGAAVMLGDDPEAQLSGMTSLVGDEVQLPGRLHGDEVSVVEERARQVLRSLGIGDLWGRRLDTFSGGQRQLVTLAGLLTVNPSLLVLDQPSLSLDPDARRRLGTVLRAFCSAGGAVLITAHQFDEVTEACDHLSVLDSGRLITTDICLAAHELERCGIWDTRPREPHESYEPREQDPSEPVGSTAPATVALSVRGLTVARAGATVLKHIDLDVASGEIVTIRGSNGAGKSTLLRSLAGLLGAGARTSGMITVDGNGTRVSLGDARAHERAQHLGWVGQDPGSQLSAATVRDELLHAVPLPSHRRRDRATIRARRQAAVTSAMETTHLDTVSETHPYDLSIDLRKDLVMASALIMSPRILLLDEPTLGRDGKAINRLNIFIREFLRRGGSILATTHDRRWAATTADHILELDEGRLREDRETGERAGWG from the coding sequence ATGATGTCTCTCGAACTCCTCGGAGCCGGCTTCACCTACCGCGGCGGCGCCTCGGCAGCACTGACCGGCATCGACCTTCGCCTGGCCCCAGGACAGATGCATGCGATCCTCGGACCGCTGGGCTCGGGCACGTCCACTCTGGGTAGGCTGATCACAGGATTGTTGAGCGACCGTGGAACCAGCGTGGGGCGCATCCGCGTCGAGGGGGCTGCGGTGATGCTAGGCGATGACCCCGAGGCGCAGCTGAGCGGAATGACGAGCCTCGTCGGTGATGAGGTCCAGCTGCCTGGGCGGCTGCATGGTGATGAGGTCTCGGTGGTCGAGGAGCGTGCGCGGCAGGTCCTGCGCTCACTGGGCATCGGCGATCTGTGGGGGCGACGCCTCGACACTTTCTCGGGTGGTCAGCGGCAGCTGGTCACACTGGCCGGGCTGCTGACCGTGAATCCGTCGCTGCTGGTCCTCGACCAGCCCTCACTGTCCTTGGATCCCGACGCTCGGCGGCGCCTCGGCACGGTGCTGCGGGCTTTCTGCTCCGCTGGAGGCGCGGTTCTCATCACCGCCCATCAGTTCGACGAGGTGACTGAAGCCTGTGACCACCTGAGCGTTTTGGATTCCGGTCGGCTGATCACGACCGACATCTGTCTTGCAGCCCACGAGCTTGAACGATGCGGGATCTGGGACACTCGACCACGTGAACCACATGAGTCATATGAGCCACGCGAGCAGGACCCCTCTGAGCCAGTTGGATCGACTGCTCCGGCAACTGTCGCACTCTCCGTGCGCGGGCTGACTGTCGCCCGGGCTGGGGCCACCGTCCTCAAGCACATCGATCTCGACGTCGCATCCGGTGAGATCGTCACGATCAGGGGATCCAACGGTGCTGGGAAGTCCACCCTCCTGCGCAGTCTCGCCGGTCTCCTCGGAGCTGGAGCCCGAACATCGGGCATGATCACCGTTGATGGCAACGGAACCCGGGTCAGCCTCGGTGATGCTCGCGCGCATGAACGAGCACAGCACCTTGGCTGGGTGGGGCAGGACCCGGGCAGTCAGCTTTCAGCCGCGACCGTGCGCGATGAGCTTTTGCATGCCGTGCCCCTGCCCTCACACAGACGCCGCGACCGGGCAACGATCCGCGCCCGGCGACAGGCGGCGGTCACCTCGGCCATGGAGACGACTCATCTGGACACGGTGAGTGAGACCCACCCCTATGATCTGAGCATCGACCTGCGCAAGGACCTGGTGATGGCTTCGGCGCTCATCATGAGCCCGCGGATTCTCCTCCTCGACGAGCCGACTCTGGGCAGAGACGGCAAGGCCATCAACAGGCTGAACATTTTCATCCGGGAATTCCTCCGCCGAGGCGGGTCCATCCTGGCCACCACCCACGACCGGCGATGGGCCGCAACGACAGCGGATCACATCCTGGAACTGGACGAGGGGCGGCTGCGTGAGGACCGGGAGACCGGGGAGAGGGCAGGATGGGGATGA
- a CDS encoding YrhK family protein — protein sequence MTDDDHILTIRIGHDELVIRQRYQVLSIVNDVLIGIWFLIGSFMFFSDKWVFTGTCLFVLGSVEMLIRPIIRLIRHVHLQKIHGPETPTADSTYDF from the coding sequence ATGACCGATGACGACCACATTCTGACGATCCGCATCGGCCATGACGAACTCGTCATCCGTCAGCGGTATCAGGTGTTGAGCATCGTCAACGATGTTCTCATCGGCATCTGGTTCCTCATCGGCAGCTTCATGTTCTTCTCCGACAAATGGGTGTTCACGGGAACCTGCCTATTCGTCCTGGGCAGCGTCGAGATGCTCATCCGTCCCATCATCCGCCTGATCAGACACGTGCACCTGCAGAAGATCCACGGACCTGAAACCCCGACTGCGGACTCCACGTACGACTTCTGA